From Nitratidesulfovibrio sp.:
GCAGCAGGTGCTTCTTGGCTTCGCCTATGCCATGCTCGCCGGAGATGGTCCCGCCAAGCTCCAGCACCTTGCCCACCAGCGCCACGATGCCCTGCTCCACCACGTCGCGGGTATCGCGGGTGGGGGCGGTGACGTTGAGGTGGATGTTGCCGTCACCCGCGTGGCCGAAGGCGAAGATCTCCATGCCGTAGCGCCGCTCATACTCCGGCAGCGCGGCCACCAGTTCGGCAATGGCCCCAAGGGGCACGGCCACGTCCTCGGACATGTACAGGGCGGCGTAGTCGTGGATGCGCAGCGACACCTGGCGGCGCGCGCCCCACACGCGGGCGCGGGTTTCCTCGTCAGCGGCGGGCAGTACGTGGGTGGCGCCCTGCTGGCGGCAGATGGCGGCCACCAGATCAAGCTCGGGCACGATCTGCTCGCGCGCCCCGTCCAGTTCGATGATCAGCAGCGAGGGCTTGTCGCCGGGCACGGGGATGGGCAGCAGTTCGCCCAGCAGGCGGATGCAGCGGTGGTCCAGGAATTCGATGGCCGAGGGCAGGTGCCCGCCCCCCAGCACGGCGGCCACGCCGCGCATGGCGGCGGCCATGTCCGGGAAGGCCACGGCCATGCTCACGGTGGCGGGCGGCAGGGGCACCAGCTTCAGGGTCAGGGCGGTGATGACGCCCAAGGTGCCTTCCGATCCGCACAGCAGGTGGGCCATGTCGTAGCCCACCACACCCTTGCGGGTGCGCACCCCGGCGCGCAGCAGTTCGCCGTCGGGCAGCACGGCCTCCACGCCCAGCACGTAGTCGCGGGTGACGCCGTACTTCACGCAGGCGGGACCGCCCGCATTGGTGGCCACGTTGCCGCCGATGGTGGAACGGTCCATGCCCGCCGGGTCCGGCGGGTAGTACAGGCCCTGTTGGGCAGCGGCATCGCGCACGCGCTGCGAGATGACGCCCGCCTCCACCTCGGCCACCAGATTGCGGGGATCGATGGCGCGGATGCGGTTCATGCGCTCCAGCGACAGCACCACCCCTCCGCGCACGGCAAGGCAGCCACCCGCAAGGCCGGTGCCGCCGCCGCGCGGAATGACCGGGATGGAATGGGCGCTGGCGCAACGCAGCAGCGCCTGCACCTGTTCCACGGTTTCCGGCAGCACCACCAGGTCGGCGGGGGCGCGCAGTTCCGAGGCGTCGCGGTCGTAGGGCTGGCCGGGGGCGTGCAGCACGGCGGCTTCGCCCACGGCAGCCACGATGGCGGCGCGGTGGGCGTCGGTGAGCACGAAACGGGGAGAGGCGCCGGTATCGGCACCGGGGATGCAGGGGGACGTCTGGTCAGACATGTGGGGCACGCTGGCCCGGCAGCACGGCTGGTGGCGTGCGCCGCCGGGTTCCGCCACCGGGCGAGGCCGGAGGGGAAAACCGGCGCGCGGCGCGCTACTGGCGCGGGCGGCCGAACCCGGGAATGTGGAAGCGCTCCTCCACCTTGTGGAGCAGCCACGAAGCCACGGTGACAAGGAACAGGTAGTACGCGCCCACCACCAGGAACACCTCGGTGAAGCGGAAGGTGCGGGACGCGAGCACCTTGGCCTCGCCCGTGAGTTCGATACACGTGATCACGTAGGCGAGGGACGAGTACTTGATGAGGTAGACGATCTCGTTGCCGCAGCCCGGCAGCGCGCGCCGCACGGCCTGGGGCACCACGATGGAAACGAGGGTCTGCATGGTGCTGAAGCCCAGCGCCTGCGCCGCGCTGAGCTGCCCCTGCCGGATGGAGAGCAGCGCGCCGCGCACGTATTCCGAGTTGTAGGCCGCGCTGCACAGGATGAAACCCAGCACGGATGCGGCGTACGGTTCGAGGTAGATGCCGATGTTGGGCAGCCCGAAATAGAGGATGAACAACTGCACCAGCAGCGGCACGCCCCGGAAGGTGGCGGTGTAGGCGTTGGCCATGCGCTGCATCCACGGCTTGCCGAACACCCGCACGATCCCGATGATCACCCCGAACAGCAGGCCGAACACGGCGGAGGGCACGATAAGCTTCACGCTCATCCACAGCCCGGCGTTCAGTTGGGGGAACACCCGGTCGACGAGGAAATCGACGTCGAGCACTAGCTGCACTCCTCGCACAGGTCGGTCAGGCGGCTGCAAAAGTCGGCGGTGCGGGTGCCGGAGCCGGGGGCCAGCAGTTCCGCCGGAGACCCGCGCTCGATGATGCTGCCCCGCTCCATGAACAGGATTTCGTGGGCCAGGGCGCGGGTGAAGTCCATCTGGTGCGAGGCCATGACCATGGTCATGCCGCCACGGGCCAGATCGCGGATGACCGCCAGCACTTCGCCCACAAGTTCGGGGTCGAGGGCAGAGGTCGGCTCGTCCAGCAGCATCACCTTCGGGTCCATGGCCAGGGCGCGGGCAATGGCCACGCGCTGCTTCTGGCCGCCGGAAAGCTGTGCCGGGTACAGGGTGGCGCGGTTGGCCAGGCCCACCCGTTCCAGTTCGGCCATGGCCCGTTCGGCGGCGGCCTTGCGGCTCATGCCGCGCACCTTGCGCAGGGCGATGGACACGTTGTTCAGCGCGTCAAGATGGTCGAACAGGTTGAAATCCTGAAAGATCATCCCCACCTGCTGGCGAAAGGCGTACAACTCCGACTTGCGCGCGGCGTCCACCACCCGGCCTTCCAGGCGGATGTGCCCCTCGTCCGGCGGGATGAGGTAGTTGATACACTGGAGCAGCGTGCTCTTGCCCGCGCCGGAAGGACCGATGAGCACCTTCAGTTCGCCCTTGTCCACATCCATGGAAATGTCGGACAGGATGCGCTTGCCGCCAAGGGTCTTGCCGATGTTCTCGAGGCGCAGGATGGGAGTGCCGGACGTGGAAACGCTTTCGGGCGTGGCCATGGTATATCCTTATAACGGTCCGTGGCTGGCATAGCCCGGAATGTGCAGCTTGTGTTCGAGACGGCGCAGCACCTTGAGCCCTATCAGGGTGATGACGAAGTAGAGCGCCCCCGCCGTCATGTACAGCGGCAGGTGCTCGTAGGTGCGCGAGGCCACGAAGTGGGTGCGGGCCATGATCTCGGGCGTGCCGAGCACGAAGGCCAGCGCCGAATCCTTGAGCAGGATGGAATATTCGTTGGACCAGCCGGGTATGGACAGGCGCAGGGCCTGCGGCAGGACAATGGACCGGATGGCAGTGCCGTCGCTCATGCCCAGGGCGCGCGCGGCGCGCAGTTGGCCCTGCGGCAAGCCCTGGATGGCCCCCCGGAATATCTGCGACTGGTAGGCCGCGCTGGTCATGCCCAGCACCAGGCACGAGGCGGCAAAGGCGGAAAGGTTCAGCCCGATGAGCTGGAACAGCCCGAAATAGAACAGCAGCAGCAGCACCAGAATGGGCATGCCCCGAAAGAACCAGACGTAGAACCCCACGGCAAGCCGCACGGGCAGCGTCCCGTACACCTGGGCCACGGACATGGGCACGCCGAGCAGCAGCCCCAGCGCCATGGCCCCGAACACGGTGGCGACGGTGACGAGGGTGCCTTCCAGAATGTACGGCAGGGCCTCTATGATGGTGGTGATGCTTTCAAGCATGAACGCGGGCCGTACGGCCCCCCCTTTTTTTGCTGTGGCGCGCCGGGGCGCAACGGGTTGCATACCCAAAAAAGGTCCGGAAGGCGACAGGATATTTCCCGCGCCCTCCGGACGGACATGCTCTGGCTGGCCGCGACCGCGCATGCGCGGCCACGACCGGGACCGGACGCGGCAGCGCCCGGCAGCCCTCGGCCGGATTACTTCTTGGCCAGGTGCTTCTGCTTCAGCTGTTCCCAGTAGGGGTCGGCCATGAGCAGCTTGTAGCCGTCGTTGATCAGCTTCAGCAGTTCGGCGTCTTCCTTGCGGGTGGCCACGCCGAAGTCTTCGGAATCGCCGTACACGCCCACGACCTGAATGGCCTTGCCCTTGGCGGCAGCGTCGTCGGCGGGCAGGTTGTCCATGGTGGCGGCGTCGATGCGGCCGTTCAGCACGTCCTCGATGGCCAGCGGGGCGGAATCGTAGAAGCGCAGGTCATAGCCGTAGCCCTTGGCTTCCTTGTCCTTTTGCAGCGCTTCGGCCTCGGAGGTGCCGCGCTGCACGCCCAGCTTCATCTTGCCCTTCAGGATCTGGTCGGCGGTGAGGGCGGCCCCCTTCTTGGCGATGAAGACCTGCTTCACGTTCCAGTAGGGGTTCGAGAAATTGACCTTCTCGCGGCGTTCTTCGGTGATGGACATGCCCGAGCAGACCATGTCGATCTTCTTGGCCAGCAGGTTGGGGATGATGCCGTCCCAGTCCATGGGCTGATGGGTGACCTTGAAGCCCATCTTCTTGGCGATCCAGTCCATGGATTCCACGTCGAAACCGGCGGGCTTGCCGCTCTTGTCCACGTAGGCGAAGGGGGGGTAGTTGGCGTCGATGCCGTTGATGTAGGTCTTCTCGGCAAAGGCCACGCCGCCAAGCGCCAGGACCAGGGCCAGGGCCGCCACAAGGGTGGTCATTCTGAACATGCTTGTGCTTCCTCTCGTTCGTTGAACCGTTGCTTCACCACGCCCACGCGCGGGGGTCCGTCCCCGGCACGCATACCGGCCACGCATACCGCCATGCGAACATGCCGGAAAAGCTAAATTTCTTCATTTCGCTACCAGAAACGGATTGCCCACGCAAGCGCCCCCCGCGTGATTTTGACAATTGCGTCGCCACTTGCCTTGCCGCGAGGGACAAAGTCTGCCAAACTTGCCCCCGGTGCCAGCCGCACCCGGACCTCGCCGTCCGGCACGGGCGGCGCCATCACCCCCAAACGAGGTCGGACATGATGAAATCCCTGGGTGCGCGCACCCTTGCCTATCCCACTCCGCTTTTTCTCGTGGGCACCTACGACCGCGACGCCCGCCCCAACATCATGGCGGCGGCGTGGGCGGGCATCTGCTGCTCGCAGCCGCCGAGCATCGCCGTTTCACTGCGCAAGGCCACCTATACCTACCGGTCCATCACCGAGCGCGGGGCGTTCACCATCTCCATCCCCTCGCGCGCCTACGTGCGCCAGGCGGACTACGCGGGCATCTACTCCGGCGAGAACGAGGACAAGTTCGCCTCGCTGGGGCTCACCCCCGTACCGGGCGAGCATGTGGACGCGCCCTACGTGGGCGAATTTCCCATGGCCATCGAACTCAAGCTGATCCACCAGATCGAAATAGGGCTGCATACCCAGTTCATCGGTGAAATCATGGACGTGAAGGTGGACGAATCCTGCCTGCGCGACGACGGCCTGCCAGACATCAACAAGGTGGACCCGGTAATCTTCGCGCCGGTTTCGCGCGAATACTACGCCGTGGGCGAATTCCTGGCCAAGGCATTCTCGGCCGGCAAGGGCCTGCGGTCCTGAGCATCCGGCAACGATGCACTGCGCGGTGCCGCACCGGTTGCGGCACCGCGTCGTTTTCCTTTATACAGGCAGCCCGGCACAAGACTTCCGTGCGCCGCACGGACCATGGAACGATGTCCAGAACAAACCGGCACCGCGCCTGATGCCCATGACACTTTGCTCCGTCCAGACCGCGCCCTGGCGAACCACCCTGCTGCTGGTGCTGGCGGATACCGCCGTCATCCTCTGCGTCACGCTGGCGGCAACCCTGCTCCGCGACCTTGCGGGCAACAGCATTCAGTGGGACTTCTATCCGCAGTTGCTGCCCTTCCTGCTGCTGCTGCCGTTGTTCAATGCAGCGCTCGGGTTGTATGCGGGCATCACGCTGCCCCCCCCGCAAGAGCTGAAAAAGCTCACCCTTGGCGCCACCATGGCCTTTTTGTGCGCCGGTTCGTTCATCTTCTTCGCCAAGGGCGGCGAACGCTATTCGCGCGTGGCCTTCCTGCTGGCCTGGCTGGGGTGCACCGTGGCCCTGCCGCTGTGCCGCCACTGGCTGCGTACCCGCCTTGTCCGCCGTGCCTGGTGGGGTGCGCCCGCCGTCATCATTGGCAACGGGGTCGCCGCAGAGGAGGTTGTGCGCACCCTGCGCGAGCGCCCCTTGCTGGGCCTGCGCCCCGTGGCCTGCGTGGTGCCGGATGGCAGCCCGGAGCTTTTCGCCGAAGGGTGCGGCCTTGCCTGCTGCGCCAACGACGAAGAGGCGGTACGGCGGTACCCCCACGCCTACGCCCTGCTGCTGCTCGACAGCTTCTCGGACAGCGAGGCGCGGCACCGCATCGTCGAGGCCACGGCACGGTTCCGCAACGTGCTGATCCTGCCTCCCTTTTCCACGGGCGGGGCTCGTTTGTGGGTCAGCGCCATGGACATCGGCGGGCTACTGGGCCTGCTGGTGCGCCAGAACCTGCTGGACGACAACCGGGTACGCCTGAAGCGGGCCATAGATCTTCTGCTTACACTGTCCAGCGCCATACTCGTCCTGCCGCTGATCCTGGCCATTGCCGCGTGGATCCGCATGGACAGCCCCGGCTCTCCCTTCTTCACCCAACGCCGCATCGGCCAGAATGGCCGCGAGATACGCATACTGAAATTCCGCACCATGGTCCGCGACGCCGAATGCGCGCTGCGCGACTGCCTGAGTGCCGACCCCGCGCTGCGCGCCGAATGGGAACGCGACCAGAAGCTGAAATACGACCCGCGCGTAACCCGGGCCGGGGCCTTCCTGCGCAAGACCAGCCTGGACGAGTTGCCCCAGTTGTGGAACGTGCTGCGGGGCGAGATGAGCCTTGTGGGGCCGCGCCCCATCGTGCAGGACGAGGTGGACAAGTACGGCGAGGTGTTCGACCTGTACACCCGCGTCAAGCCGGGCATCACCGGGTTGTGGCAGGTTTCCGGCCGCAACGACGTAAGCTATCCACAACGGGTGGAAATGGACCGCTACTACATCTGCAACTGGTCGGTGTGGTTCGACCTCTGGATTCTCGCCAAGACCGTGCCCGTGGTGTTGCAGCGCAACGGGGCCTACTAGGCCTGCGGGCCTTGCGAGAGGCCCCCTGAACCATGCCGCACACGCAGGAAGACCGGGAGCATGCTCCCGGCCTTCCTGCGTGTGCGGTCAACGCATGCGCCGCCCTGCGGGTCATGCGGCCCCCCGTCAGCGTTCTGGCCTCTGCATCATCCCCTGCCCCGCCACCTCGTGCAAGGCTTCTTCCACCACCGCGCCGAACTCCGTCCGGAATCGTTCCTCGCCGAAATTCCGGGCATGCGCGGCGATGCGCAGGGGGTCGAACCGCTGCTCCTCCCGTTCGTAGCGGTCCAGCGCGGCCACCAGCGCCTCCACGTCCTGCGTGCCGAAGAACAACCCCGTCTCGCCGTCCACCACCGTTTCCAGCGCCCCACCCCGCCCATAGGCAATCACCGGACGCCCGCAGGCCATGGCCTCCACCGGCACCATGCCGAAATCCTCTTCACCGGGGAACAGCAGCGCCCGGCTCTGGGTATACACGGTACGCATGGCGGCGTCGTCCAGCCGCCCCACGAAGCGTATCGAGGGACCGGCCACGGTCTCCAGCGCGCGGCGCATCTCACCGTCGCCCGCCACCACCAGTTGCCGGTTGGTGGCGGTGCAGGCGCGCACGGCCAAGTCCACCCGCTTGTACCCCACAAGCTGGCCAAGGCACAGGTAGGGTGCGCCATCAGCGGGCCGCGAAAGCTCGGCTGGTGCAAAGGCGTCCACGTCGACAGGAGGGGTTACGACGACCGCGTCGCGCCGCCAGTGCTTGCGAATGCGCGCCGCCACCGTGCGCGAATTGGCCACGCAGCGGTCCACCCGCATGGCCGACACGGCATCCCACATGCGCAGGTAATGGAACCACGGGCGCATCATGCCCCGCAGCAGCCAGCCCGCTTCTTCCAGGTAATCCTGATAAAAATCCCACAGGTAGCGCATGGGGCTGTGGCAATAGCAGACGTGGGGCGTATCCGCGCGGGTCAGCACCCCCTTGGCCGGGCCCGATTCGCTGGAAATGACCAGATCGTAGCCGCGCAGGTCCAACTGCTCCAGGGCCAGGGGCATGAGCGGCAGGTACTTCTTGTAATGCCGCACCGCACCGGGCAGACGCCCGATGAACGTGGTGCGGATGTCGTGCGCCAGCAGTTCGCGCGAAAGGCGGGTGCGGTCGACCACGTGGGTAAAGACGTCGGCCTGCGGATACATGCGGCACAGCGCCTCGACCACCTTCTCGCCGCCACGCATGCCCACGAGCCAGTAATGTACGATGGCTACCTTCATCCCGCCTCCGGCCCCGTGCCGTCATTGCCTGCATGTTCCATGATCGTGGCCTTGTAGCGCGCCCGGCCGGGCCGCGTCCAGCACGGGCTGCCTCCCCGGTCTGGACCACCAGCAACTCCCGTCCCGCATGCCAAGCGAAACGCCCCGCCGGTACTTGCCGGCGGGGCGTCGTCATGCCTTCTCCCGACCATTGCGGCGGGGGTTACTTCTGGGGTGCCGTGGGGGCCACCCCGTGCTTGTCGGCCAGCAGGCGCACGGCGTGCTCGATGGCCCGGTCCACGTTCTCGAACACGTTCTCGCGGCCTATCATGTCCAGGGTGCCGAAGCGCTGCATCATGTTGCGGGCGGCGGGCCGCACGCCGGACAGCAGCAGCACGGTGCCCCGGCGGCGGCAGGTGCGGTAGAACGCCTCCAGCGCGTTGGCCCCCGTGGAGTCCACGGTGTTCGCCTTGCGCATGCGCAGGATGAACACCTCCGGCTGCTTCTGCAACGCCTGCGACACGCTCTGGAAACGGTCGGCCACGCCGAAGAAGAACGGCCCGTCGATCTCGTACACCTGCACCCCGTCGGGCACGACCAGTTCCGCCGTCTCGCGCCCCTGGATCACCGGCTTGTCGTCGATGGCGCAGGAGCAGATGGCGGTCACCTCGCTCATGCGGCGCATGAACAGTAACGAGGCCAGCACCACCCCCACGTACACCGCAACGGTCAGGTCGATGACCACGGTGAGCACGAAGGTCAGGCACATCACCACCACGTCGGACTTGGGCGCGCGCAGCAGGCGCAAGAACTTGTGCAGTTCGCTCATGTCCCACGAAACCATGATCAGCACGGCGGCCAGGCTGGCCAGCGGAATGAACGAGGCCAGCGGGGCCAGGAACAGCACGAAGGCCACCAGCACCGCCGCGTGCACCATGCCCGCCACCGGGGTCTGCCCGCCGGAACGGATGTTGGTGACCGTGCGCGCGATGGCCCCGGTGGCCGGAATGCCCCCGAACAGCACCGAGGCGATGTTGGCCACGCCCTGTGCGGTCAGCTCGACATTGGAATTGTGCTTGTCGCCGGTCATGCCGTCGGCCACCACGCACGAGAGCAGCGATTCGATGCCCGCCAGCAGGGCGATGGTCATGGCGTCGGGCAAGAGTTCGCGCACCCGGGCAAAGGTGAACGTGGGCCAGACGAAGCTGGGCAGTTCACGCGGGATGCCGCCGAACCGGCTGCCGATGGTTTCGACCTGCAAGCCCAGCGCCCACACGGCAAGGGAGGCCACGGCAACCCCCACCACGGGCGCGGGAATGCGCGGAATGAACCGCCGCGTTGCCAGAATGCACGCCAGGGCCAGCCCGGCCACGCAGAGCGTCGTCGTGTTGATGGTGCCCAGGTGCTCGGCATAGGCCAGCCACTTGTCAAAAAATTCCGGCGGCACGGCATCCATGTGCAAGCCGAAGAAATCCTTCATCTGCGACGAGAAGATCAGCACGGCGATGCCCGCCGTGAAACCGGTGGTGACCGGATAGGGAATGTACTTGATCAGCACGCCGATGCGGCACAGGCCGAAGACCAGCAGCAGGGCCCCGGCCAGCAAGGTGGTGATGACCAGGCCGTCGTATCCGTGCCGGTAGATGACGTTGTAGATGATGACCA
This genomic window contains:
- a CDS encoding flavin reductase family protein, whose amino-acid sequence is MMKSLGARTLAYPTPLFLVGTYDRDARPNIMAAAWAGICCSQPPSIAVSLRKATYTYRSITERGAFTISIPSRAYVRQADYAGIYSGENEDKFASLGLTPVPGEHVDAPYVGEFPMAIELKLIHQIEIGLHTQFIGEIMDVKVDESCLRDDGLPDINKVDPVIFAPVSREYYAVGEFLAKAFSAGKGLRS
- a CDS encoding amino acid ABC transporter ATP-binding protein; amino-acid sequence: MATPESVSTSGTPILRLENIGKTLGGKRILSDISMDVDKGELKVLIGPSGAGKSTLLQCINYLIPPDEGHIRLEGRVVDAARKSELYAFRQQVGMIFQDFNLFDHLDALNNVSIALRKVRGMSRKAAAERAMAELERVGLANRATLYPAQLSGGQKQRVAIARALAMDPKVMLLDEPTSALDPELVGEVLAVIRDLARGGMTMVMASHQMDFTRALAHEILFMERGSIIERGSPAELLAPGSGTRTADFCSRLTDLCEECS
- a CDS encoding ABC transporter substrate-binding protein, coding for MFRMTTLVAALALVLALGGVAFAEKTYINGIDANYPPFAYVDKSGKPAGFDVESMDWIAKKMGFKVTHQPMDWDGIIPNLLAKKIDMVCSGMSITEERREKVNFSNPYWNVKQVFIAKKGAALTADQILKGKMKLGVQRGTSEAEALQKDKEAKGYGYDLRFYDSAPLAIEDVLNGRIDAATMDNLPADDAAAKGKAIQVVGVYGDSEDFGVATRKEDAELLKLINDGYKLLMADPYWEQLKQKHLAKK
- the sulP gene encoding sulfate permease, which translates into the protein MAGTDNMDDGATSFLPRTITELRAGYSAQKFIRDLLAGLTVGVVALPLAMAFAIASGTTPERGLFTAIVAGFLISLLGGSRYQIGGPTGAFVVIIYNVIYRHGYDGLVITTLLAGALLLVFGLCRIGVLIKYIPYPVTTGFTAGIAVLIFSSQMKDFFGLHMDAVPPEFFDKWLAYAEHLGTINTTTLCVAGLALACILATRRFIPRIPAPVVGVAVASLAVWALGLQVETIGSRFGGIPRELPSFVWPTFTFARVRELLPDAMTIALLAGIESLLSCVVADGMTGDKHNSNVELTAQGVANIASVLFGGIPATGAIARTVTNIRSGGQTPVAGMVHAAVLVAFVLFLAPLASFIPLASLAAVLIMVSWDMSELHKFLRLLRAPKSDVVVMCLTFVLTVVIDLTVAVYVGVVLASLLFMRRMSEVTAICSCAIDDKPVIQGRETAELVVPDGVQVYEIDGPFFFGVADRFQSVSQALQKQPEVFILRMRKANTVDSTGANALEAFYRTCRRRGTVLLLSGVRPAARNMMQRFGTLDMIGRENVFENVDRAIEHAVRLLADKHGVAPTAPQK
- a CDS encoding amino acid ABC transporter permease; translation: MLDVDFLVDRVFPQLNAGLWMSVKLIVPSAVFGLLFGVIIGIVRVFGKPWMQRMANAYTATFRGVPLLVQLFILYFGLPNIGIYLEPYAASVLGFILCSAAYNSEYVRGALLSIRQGQLSAAQALGFSTMQTLVSIVVPQAVRRALPGCGNEIVYLIKYSSLAYVITCIELTGEAKVLASRTFRFTEVFLVVGAYYLFLVTVASWLLHKVEERFHIPGFGRPRQ
- a CDS encoding glycosyltransferase, with product MKVAIVHYWLVGMRGGEKVVEALCRMYPQADVFTHVVDRTRLSRELLAHDIRTTFIGRLPGAVRHYKKYLPLMPLALEQLDLRGYDLVISSESGPAKGVLTRADTPHVCYCHSPMRYLWDFYQDYLEEAGWLLRGMMRPWFHYLRMWDAVSAMRVDRCVANSRTVAARIRKHWRRDAVVVTPPVDVDAFAPAELSRPADGAPYLCLGQLVGYKRVDLAVRACTATNRQLVVAGDGEMRRALETVAGPSIRFVGRLDDAAMRTVYTQSRALLFPGEEDFGMVPVEAMACGRPVIAYGRGGALETVVDGETGLFFGTQDVEALVAALDRYEREEQRFDPLRIAAHARNFGEERFRTEFGAVVEEALHEVAGQGMMQRPER
- a CDS encoding FAD-linked oxidase C-terminal domain-containing protein, which translates into the protein MSDQTSPCIPGADTGASPRFVLTDAHRAAIVAAVGEAAVLHAPGQPYDRDASELRAPADLVVLPETVEQVQALLRCASAHSIPVIPRGGGTGLAGGCLAVRGGVVLSLERMNRIRAIDPRNLVAEVEAGVISQRVRDAAAQQGLYYPPDPAGMDRSTIGGNVATNAGGPACVKYGVTRDYVLGVEAVLPDGELLRAGVRTRKGVVGYDMAHLLCGSEGTLGVITALTLKLVPLPPATVSMAVAFPDMAAAMRGVAAVLGGGHLPSAIEFLDHRCIRLLGELLPIPVPGDKPSLLIIELDGAREQIVPELDLVAAICRQQGATHVLPAADEETRARVWGARRQVSLRIHDYAALYMSEDVAVPLGAIAELVAALPEYERRYGMEIFAFGHAGDGNIHLNVTAPTRDTRDVVEQGIVALVGKVLELGGTISGEHGIGEAKKHLLPLELSPASIRLQQGIRKVFDPKDIMNPGKVFG
- the wbaP gene encoding undecaprenyl-phosphate galactose phosphotransferase WbaP, which translates into the protein MPMTLCSVQTAPWRTTLLLVLADTAVILCVTLAATLLRDLAGNSIQWDFYPQLLPFLLLLPLFNAALGLYAGITLPPPQELKKLTLGATMAFLCAGSFIFFAKGGERYSRVAFLLAWLGCTVALPLCRHWLRTRLVRRAWWGAPAVIIGNGVAAEEVVRTLRERPLLGLRPVACVVPDGSPELFAEGCGLACCANDEEAVRRYPHAYALLLLDSFSDSEARHRIVEATARFRNVLILPPFSTGGARLWVSAMDIGGLLGLLVRQNLLDDNRVRLKRAIDLLLTLSSAILVLPLILAIAAWIRMDSPGSPFFTQRRIGQNGREIRILKFRTMVRDAECALRDCLSADPALRAEWERDQKLKYDPRVTRAGAFLRKTSLDELPQLWNVLRGEMSLVGPRPIVQDEVDKYGEVFDLYTRVKPGITGLWQVSGRNDVSYPQRVEMDRYYICNWSVWFDLWILAKTVPVVLQRNGAY
- a CDS encoding amino acid ABC transporter permease produces the protein MLESITTIIEALPYILEGTLVTVATVFGAMALGLLLGVPMSVAQVYGTLPVRLAVGFYVWFFRGMPILVLLLLFYFGLFQLIGLNLSAFAASCLVLGMTSAAYQSQIFRGAIQGLPQGQLRAARALGMSDGTAIRSIVLPQALRLSIPGWSNEYSILLKDSALAFVLGTPEIMARTHFVASRTYEHLPLYMTAGALYFVITLIGLKVLRRLEHKLHIPGYASHGPL